Part of the Microbacterium sp. Clip185 genome is shown below.
GGTAGGTCGAGGCGGGCAGCATGCGTCCTCCGGGTCAGTGCGGGAGCTCGGACTTGGGAGCAGCGCCGGGCACCTCGTCGACAGGGACCGTGAGGTTCTGCGTCAGAGATGCGGCGACGGAGTGATCGGGCTCGGCCTCTGCCTCGTGGTGCTCGCGCAGCACGATGAGCGACTTCGCCTCGACCGGCAGCACCTCGCCGGGGCGGACGGGCTCCGAGTCGGCCCTGTTGCCGGCGGTGTCGACGAGCACGTCCCACTCGGGCGAGAAGTCGACGTTCGGCAGCGTGAACTCGACCGGCTCGTCGCCGGCGTTGAACAGCACGATGAAATGGCTGTCGACGATCTGCTCACCGCGGCGGTCGCGTTCGCGGATCCCGTTCCCGTTGAGGAAGACACCCACCGCGCGACCGAAACCGGAGTCCCAGTCCTCCGGCCGCATGGGCGTGCCGTCGGGACGCAGCCACACGATGTCGGGGACGGGCGCATCCTCCTCCTGCAGCACCGGTCGGCCGTCGAAGAAGCGGCTGCGGCGGAACGTGGGGTGATCGCGTCGGAGCCGGGACAGCGCCGCGGTGAACTCGATGAGGGGCAGGTCGATGTTCTCCCAGTCGACCCACGTGATCTCGTTGTCCTGCGCGTAGCCGTTGTTGTTGCCACCCTGCGTGCGCCCCAGCTCGTCGCCGTGCAGCAGCATCGGGATGCCCTGGCTCAGCAGCAGCGTCGCGATGAAGTTGCGCTGGGCGCGGGCGCGGAGCGTCAGCACCTCGACGTCGTCGGTCGGACCTTCGACACCGAAGTTGTAGGAGCGGTTGTGCGACTCACCGTCGTTGCCGTCCTCGCCGTTCGCGTCGTTGTGCTTCTCGTTGTAGGAGACGAGGTCGCGCAGGGTGAAGCCGTCGTGAGCCGTGACGAAGTTCACGGATGCGACCGGCAACCGCCCGGAGTTCTCGTACAGGTCCGCCGAACCGGTCAGCCGCGAGGCGAACTCGCCGAGCGTTGCGGGCTCGCCGCGCCAGAAGTCGCGCACCGTGTCGCGGTACTTGCCGTTCCACTCGGTCCACTGGGGCGGGAAGTTTCCCACCTGGTATCCGCCCGGTCCCACATCCCACGGCTCGGCGATGAGCTTCACCTGGCTGACGATCGGATCCTGCTGCACGAGCTCGAAGAACGCTGCGAGGCGGTCGACCTCGTAGAACTCGCGCGCCAGGGTGGCCGCGAGATCGAATCGGAAGCCGTCGACGTGCATCTCGAGCACCCAGTAGCGCAGCGAATCCATGATGAGCTGCAGCGCGTGGGGGTTGCCGACGTTGAGGCTGTTGCCGGTACCGGTGTAGTCCGTGTAGTAGCGCTTGTCGTCGGCTTCGAGTCGGTAGTACGCCTCGTTGTCGATGCCCTTCATCGACAGGGTCGGTCCGAGGTGATTGCCCTCGGCCGTGTGGTTGTAGACCACGTCGAGGATCACCTCGATGCCGGCGGCGTGCAGCGCCCGCACCATGCCCTTGAACTCCTGCACCTGCTGCCCGACCTCGCCCGTCGACGAGTACGTGTTCTGCGGCGCGAGGAAGGCGATGGTGTTGTAGCCCCAGTAGTTCGACAGTCCCTTCTGCTGCAGGGTGTCGTCGTCGACGAACTGGTGCACGGGCATGAGCTCGATCGCGGTCACCCCGAGCTTCTTGAGGTGCTCGATGATGGCCGGATGCGCGATCGCGCTGTACGTGCCGCGGATCTCCTCGGGGATGCCGGGGTGGAGCTTGGTGAGCCCCTTCACGTGGGCTTCGTAGATGAAGGTCTCCGAGTAGGGCGTCTTCGGCTGGCGGTCCCCACCCCAGTCGAAGAAGGGGTTGATGACGACGCCCTTCATCATGTGGGCGGCGGAGTCGTCATCGTTGCGCGAGTCCGGGTCGCCGAAGTTGTAGCCGAAGAGGGATTGGTCCCAGTCGATCTGGCCGTCCACCGCCTTCGCGTAGGGATCGAGCAGCAGCTTGTTCGGGTTGAACCGCTTGCCGGATGCGGGGTCGTAGGGGCCGTGCACGCGGTATCCGTAGCGCTGCCCCGGTCCGATGTTGGGCAGATACGCGTGCCAGACGAACGCGTCGACCTCGATGACGTCGTGCCGGGTCTCGACGCCGTCCTCGTCGAACAGGCACAGCTCGACCCGCTCGGCCCCTTCGCTGAAGAGGGCGAAGTTCGTACCGTTCCCGTCGTACGTCGCCCCCAGGGGATATGCCGATCCGGGCCAGGTGTGCACGTCGTCGCCTCCCGAGGCATCGGATGCAGGGGCTTTCACCCTAATGGACGCGGGGGGCGTGGATTCGTCGGTCACCACCGGAGCATGGCTCATCAGGATGAGGCGGGCGCGGGGCTTGACGGGGGCTACGGTGAGCACTCCGGATCCGAGCCGCCTCGCGCACCCGAGGGAACACGTCGCCGCGCTCGCGACTTGTCCGGAGTGTGAAGACGCTCATCGTGACCGCCCACCCGGACGGCACCTCGCTGACCGCATCCCTCGCCGCTCGGCTCGCCGACGCTCTCGCACCGGAGGAGGTCGAGGTGATCGACCTCGACGCGGAGGGGTTCGATCCGCGTTTTCGCGCCGAAGACCGCGCCGCATACCGGGGTGAGAGCGAGCCGCCCGCCGATGTCCGCTCCTACCAGCGCCGTCTCGACCAGGCGGATCAGCTGATCCTGGTGTTCCCCGTGTACTGGTGGTCGATGCCCGCGCTCATGAAGGGGTGGATCGATCGCGTCTTCATCAAGGGCTGGGCCTTCGACATCGACCCGGATGGCGGAACCCGCCGCCGACTCGGCGACCTCACCGTACACCTGCTCCTCGTGGCGGGCGATGCTGCCGGCACCTACGACCGACACGGCTACGAGCACGCCATCCTGACCCAGATCGTGCACGGGGTCATCGACTACTGCGGCGCCCGCCGCGGCGGCGTCGTCTTCCTCCACGAATCGGAGCAGGAGGAAGAGAGCGTCCGTCGCGCCGCTGCGGCGGATGCCGTCGAACGAAGCGTCGCCGCTATCCGACGCGCACGAGCCGCCGACGCCGAGAGGTGACGACGCGTCAGGCGGCGGGCCAGGTGACGGATGCGGCGGGCCAGGCGGAACTGCCCAGCTCGGCGATCGCGGCGCGCTGTCGCTGTACGGCTTCGAGCGAGTCGGAGCGGAAGGCCGTCGCGATCACGACCTCGCGCCAGTACTCGTCCGGGCTCCGGTACACCGCGAAGGCCTTGGCTGCGAGCTGTTCCAGCAGCCGCCAGGCATCCGCCGCATCCAGGTAGTCGGCGACGTAGGCGTAGCGCACACCGCCGATCGCGCGCTCGATATCGGCCGCCAGGAGGAGGCGGGGCGGCTGCTCGTCGCTGCCGCGCGCGAGATCGTAGACGTCGAACACAGGCAGGCCCGTGAGCGAGGCGACCCGCGACATCATCCGCTCGGCGTCGTCGCTGTTCGCGATCTCCGCGAATCGGCTCGACAGCAGACCCTGCGACAGGGTGTCGGCGACCAGCAGCTCCGCGTCCGAGCCGGAGACGATCTTGTACTGCTCGTCGAGGGAGGCCCGCAGCTGCGCGATCGGCGGCAGCGGGAGGGCGAACCACGGAGCGCCGCGCTGGCCGTCCTGGTGCTTCGCGCGCACCTGCTGCGGGAGCTCCGCGAACGTCGGTGTGAACGCCAGCGAGGAGTTCCAGCCTCGGATCGCGAAGTCGCTCGCGGCGTCGAGCGCGAGGATCTGCTGCTGCCGCTCGGTCAGCGGCGTCCGCGCGGCGAGGCCGACATACCGGCGCTGCGCGCGCAACGGCGCCGACGCATCGAAGAAGGACAGCGCGGTGGAGGCGACCAGCAGCCCGACCATCAGGCCGAGGAAGAACATGACGAACAACGAGGTCGGCGACCCGCCAGCCCACGAGCCCACCGACGCGACGACCGCCACGATGCCGAAGGGGACGGCGATCGCGGTGACGGGAAGCGCGCGACGGCGCATCTGGCGCGGATCGGCCCGCCGACGCCGCTCCATCAGTCGTACGTACCGCCAGCGCGTTCGCACCGGGAACTCCACCTCGCCCGGATGGTTCTGCAGGACGCTGACGGGTGCACTCACCGCATCATCTTGGCACCCTGTCGACGCGGTCGCGCACGCCCTGTGAACAGCGCACCGCGCGGCGGGTTCACGCTCCCGCGGGCGGGGTGCGAGCGAGGGCCACACGCTCGGCGAGGTACGTACCGAGCGGCATGAACCCGCCCGCCGCACTCCAGCGCACGAGAGGGCCGTCCGCCCCCAGGCGCAGCGGTGAGGATGCCGCATCCACCGCATCCGGATCGATCGTTTCCCAGCCGACATGCACGCTCTGCCCCTCGGCGAATCCGCCGCGGAAGGCTGCCGCGGCGATCGCCGCCCGCTCGCGCTGCGACTCGGCAGCGAACCCGCGCCGCACCTCTTCCCTCGCCCGGACGACCTCGCCCGTCGCGAGGACGGCGTCATCCGTCAGCAGCAGGACGCCCAGATGCCATGCGGAGCCCGCGGGCACGATGCGCGGCGCCGCGGGGATCCCGAGGATGCGGCGGCTGCGCCACACGCCCAGCGCCTCACGCGGAACCTCGCCCAGCTCGCGCCGGGCCGCATCCAGGAGTTCGGCCACGGCGTCCACGCGCCGAGCCTAACCGCGCTGCGGCCTCAGACGCGGATGACGTTCGACGCGCTGCTCGCCCGCCCCTGCTCGCCGTGGACCTCGCGGTGCAGTCGTTCCATGCGCTCGTCGAGCGCGGCCGCGGTCTCGGCCGCCTCGCGCAGGCTCTCGGTGAGCCCCATCGGCACCTGGCGGTCGTACTTGTAGTAGATCTTGTGCTCGAGACTCGCCCAGAAGTCCATCGCGATCGTGCGGAACTGCACCTCGACCGGCACGCGTACGGGGCCGGTGGAGAGGAAGACCGGCACCTCGACGATCGCGTGGAGACTCTTGTAGCCGTTCTCCTTAGGGGTGGCGATGTAGTCCTTGACGGTGCGGACGCTGATGTCGTCCTGCTGGGTCAGCAGATCGAAGAGCCGGTACGCATCGGTCGTGAAGCTGCAGGTGACGCGCACACCGGCGATGTCGGTGATGTGTTCGCGGATCGAGGCGAAGTCCGACGGGATGCCCTTGCGCGTCACCTTGTCGACGAGACTGTCGGGCGACTTCAAGCGGCTCGTGACGTGCTCGATCGGGTTGTACTCGTGCATGTGCAGGAACTCGTCCCGCAGGATCGAGATCTTGGTCTCGATCTCCTGCATGCCGAACCGATACTCGAGCAGGAACCGCTGCAGCTCGTCACGCACCTCGCGCAGCTGCGCGGGGGACATCATGATCTGTTGCTGCTCGAGCGGCACCTTCATGTCTCCGACCGTACGGGCACCCGCTCGGTGGGCGCTGTGAGGACCGACCGGATCGGCCATGTCCCGGTCGGCCCTCACACTCAGTCCAGGATGCGGGCGGCCTGACGCGCGGCGCCCAGCGCCACGTACTCGCCGGGTTCGGGGACCTCCACCGGGAGGCCGAAGACCTGGGGCGCCACGCGTCGCACCGCCTCGGACTGTGCGGCACCGCCGATCAGCAGCACGCGCTCGAGCGGTACGCCGAGCCCGCGCAGGGCGTCCAGGCCCGCGCCGAGTCCGGACAGCATGCCCTCCACCGCCGCGCGGGCGAGGTTCTCACGCGTCGTCGAGGCGAGCGTCATCCCCTCCAGGGATGCGGTCGCGTCGGGCAGGTTGGGGGTGCGCTCCCCCTCGAAGTACGGGATGAGTCGCAGACCTCCTGCGCCCGGCTGCGCCGCGAGTGCGAGCGCGCTGAGCTCGGCGTGGTCGACGCCGAGCAGCCGCGCGATGGCGTCGAGCACGCGCGCGGCGTTCAGCGTCACGACGATGGGCAGGAAGTTCCCGGATGCGTCGGCGAAGCCGGCGACCGTGCCGGTGGCATCGATCGTGCGCTGGGCGCTGACGGCGAACACGGTGCCCGACGTTCCGATGGAGACGATCGCATCGCCCGGGACCGCCCCGACGCCGAGAGCCGCACCCGCGTTGTCGCCGGCACCGGGGCCGACGCGGCGGCCGGCCGCATCCGTCACCCACTCGTCGGGGCCGAGCACGCGCGGCAGCTGGGCGTCGTGACCGAGAGCTGCGACCAGCAGGTCACGGTCGTAGTCGCCTGTCTCGGGTGACCAGTAGCCGGTACCGGAGGCGTCGGAGCGGTCGGTGACGAGTTCGTCGAGCACGGGCCCGAGCGCGCTCTCACCTGCGGGACCATAGCCTCGCAGCCGCCAGGTGAGCCAGTCGTGCGGCAGCGCGACGGCGGCCACGCGCGCCGCGTTGTCGGGCTCGTTGTCGCGCAGCCACCGCAGCTTCGTGATCGTGAAGGAGGCGACCGGGACGAGACCCGTGCGCTCGGCGAGCGCCTCGGCCCCGAACTCTGCGGTCAACTGGGCGGCGGCACCGCCGGAGCGGGTGTCATTCCACAGCAGCGCCGGACGGATGACGCGGCCGTCGGCGTCGAGCGCCACCATCCCGTGCTGCTGCCCGCCGATGGACCACGCCGCGATGTCGTCGAGGCCGCCCGCATCCGCGATGGCCGACTGCAGCGCCTCCCACCAGGCTGCGGGATCCACCTCGGTGCCGTCGGGATGGCTCGCGCGAGAGGTGCGCACGATGGCGCCCGACTCGGCGTCGATCACGACGACCTTGCACGACTGGGTCGACGAGTCGACCCCCAACACCAGCGTCATCGCTGCTCCTTCTTCTTCTTCTTCAGGACGCCCTCTTCTTCAGGACGCCCTCTTCTTCAGGACGCCTTCTTCTTCAGGACGCCCGCGCTCAGGATGTCCGCTCCTCCCGCATCCGCTTCGCACCGTGTCCCACTTTCCGCAGTTTTCGGGGTCCAATTCTGCGGAAAGTGGGACACGGAGTGCGGCAAGTGGGACATGGGGCGCGACGCCCGGGCCGGATGCGGGTCCGGCCCGGATGCGGGTGCGTCAGCCGCGGGCGCCCAGCAGGTGCTCGGTCGCGAGCTGCTGCAGGCGCACGAAGCCGCCGCCCTTGCCGCCCATGTACGCGTCGGTGTCGAAGTCCTCGTAGGCCGAGCGGTCGGCGAGGAACTGCTCGTACGTCTCGCCCTCACCCAGGGTCGGCACCGACAGCTCGGGGACCTTGGCCGCGGCGAGCGCCTCCTGCACCTCGGGGTCGGCGCGGAAGGCCGCGGCGCGCTCCTTCAGCAGCAGGTAGGTGCGCATGTTGGCCGCGGCCGACTCCCACACGCCCTTCTCGTCCTCGGTGCGGCTGGGCTTGTAGTCGAAGTGACGGGGGCCGTCGTAGGCCGGAACCCCGCCGGGGCCGCCGTTCTCGAGCAGGTCAACGAGCGCGAACGCGTTGTGCAGGTCGCCGTGTCCGAACACGAGGTCCTGGTCGTACTTGATGCCGCGCTGACCGTTGAGGTCGATGTGGAAGAGCTTGCCGTGGAACAGCGCCTGAGCGATGCCGGCGGCGAAGTTCAGGCCCGCCATCTGCTCGTGTCCGACCTCGGGGTTCAGGCCGACGAGCTCGGGGCGCTCGAGCGAGTCGATGAAGGCGATCGCGTGACCGAGGGTCGGCAGCAGGATGTCGCCGCGGGGCTCGTTCGGCTTCGGCTCGATCGCGAACTTGATGTCGTAGCCCTTGTCGGTGACGTAGTCGCCGAGCAGGTTGACGGCCTCGCGGTAACGCTCCAGGGCGGCGCGGATGTCCTTCGCGCTGTCGTACTCGGCGCCCTCACGGCCGCCCCACATGACAAACGTCTTCGCGCCGAGCTCGGCACCCAGGTCGAGCTGGCGGAACACCTTGCGCAGCGCGTAGCGGCGCACGTCGCGGTCGTTGGCCGTGAAGCCGCCGTCCTTGAAGACGGGGGCGGAGAAGAGGTTCGTGGTGACCATCGGGATGATCAGTCCGGTGTCGGCGAGTGCGCCCTTGAGGCGATCGATCTGCTTCTGACGCTCGGCCTCGGTGGAGCCGAAGGCGAAGAGGTCGTCGTCGTGGAAGGTGAGGCCGTAGGCGCCGAGCTCGGCGAGCTTCTCGACGGCGTGGACGACATCGAGGGCGGGACGGGTAGGTCCGCCGAACGGGTCGGTGCCGTTGTATCCGATGGTCCAGAGGCCGAACGAGAACTTGTCGGCGGGAGTGGGGGCGGGCATGACGCTCCTTCGCGATGCGAGGCGGATATGTTGTTATTCGCAACTTACTACACTGGAGCCATGGACGCCATCGGCATGCGGCAGCGCAACCTCTCCCGCATCCTTCAACTCGTGCACCGCGAGGGCGCCCTCTCGCGCGCCGCCCTCACCGAGGCGACGGGACTCAACCGCTCGACGGTCGCGGCCCTCGTCGCCGAGCTCGCCGCGCAGCAGCTCGTCGCCGAGAAGGCGCCCGACCCCGCGAGACGTGCCGGCCGCCCCTCACCGATCGTGGCCGCGCAGTCGCGCACCGTGGCGATCGCGGTCAACCCCGAGGTCGACGCGGTCACCCTCGCCGCCGTCGGACTCGACCTGTCGATCCCCGTCCGCGCGCGCATCGCGATGCCCGCGGCCCCCACACCCACCGAGACCGCGACGCTCGTCGCCGAGCACATCGACCGATGGCGCCAGGCGGAACTCGCGGCCCATCGCATCGTGGGCGTCGGACTCGCCGTCCCCGGCCTCGTCCGCACCGGCGACGGCCTGGTGCGCGACGCCCCCCACCTCGGTTGGCGGGACGTTCCCCTGGCCGAGCTCATCCGCGACGCCACGGGACTCCCCACCGCCATCGGCAACGACGCGAGCCTCGGCGTGCTCGCCGAGCACCTCTTCGGCGCCGCGCGCGGCACGGCCGATGTCGTCTACCTCAACGGCGGCGCGAGCGGCATCGGCGGCGGCGTCATCGTCG
Proteins encoded:
- the glgX gene encoding glycogen debranching protein GlgX, coding for MHTWPGSAYPLGATYDGNGTNFALFSEGAERVELCLFDEDGVETRHDVIEVDAFVWHAYLPNIGPGQRYGYRVHGPYDPASGKRFNPNKLLLDPYAKAVDGQIDWDQSLFGYNFGDPDSRNDDDSAAHMMKGVVINPFFDWGGDRQPKTPYSETFIYEAHVKGLTKLHPGIPEEIRGTYSAIAHPAIIEHLKKLGVTAIELMPVHQFVDDDTLQQKGLSNYWGYNTIAFLAPQNTYSSTGEVGQQVQEFKGMVRALHAAGIEVILDVVYNHTAEGNHLGPTLSMKGIDNEAYYRLEADDKRYYTDYTGTGNSLNVGNPHALQLIMDSLRYWVLEMHVDGFRFDLAATLAREFYEVDRLAAFFELVQQDPIVSQVKLIAEPWDVGPGGYQVGNFPPQWTEWNGKYRDTVRDFWRGEPATLGEFASRLTGSADLYENSGRLPVASVNFVTAHDGFTLRDLVSYNEKHNDANGEDGNDGESHNRSYNFGVEGPTDDVEVLTLRARAQRNFIATLLLSQGIPMLLHGDELGRTQGGNNNGYAQDNEITWVDWENIDLPLIEFTAALSRLRRDHPTFRRSRFFDGRPVLQEEDAPVPDIVWLRPDGTPMRPEDWDSGFGRAVGVFLNGNGIRERDRRGEQIVDSHFIVLFNAGDEPVEFTLPNVDFSPEWDVLVDTAGNRADSEPVRPGEVLPVEAKSLIVLREHHEAEAEPDHSVAASLTQNLTVPVDEVPGAAPKSELPH
- a CDS encoding ROK family protein: MDAIGMRQRNLSRILQLVHREGALSRAALTEATGLNRSTVAALVAELAAQQLVAEKAPDPARRAGRPSPIVAAQSRTVAIAVNPEVDAVTLAAVGLDLSIPVRARIAMPAAPTPTETATLVAEHIDRWRQAELAAHRIVGVGLAVPGLVRTGDGLVRDAPHLGWRDVPLAELIRDATGLPTAIGNDASLGVLAEHLFGAARGTADVVYLNGGASGIGGGVIVADNPLAGTGGYAGEFGQNRPGIEDAADRRVPGGVLEDEVNRSLLLAALGLTDADDAQLTNAVAAASGDARAEIERQQRILATALANAVNVLNPSVVVLGGFLAALCASDLGALGDAVRAQAMPACAETLELRLASLAEDRLLIGAGELAFADLLADPSEFSPR
- the xylB gene encoding xylulokinase; translation: MTLVLGVDSSTQSCKVVVIDAESGAIVRTSRASHPDGTEVDPAAWWEALQSAIADAGGLDDIAAWSIGGQQHGMVALDADGRVIRPALLWNDTRSGGAAAQLTAEFGAEALAERTGLVPVASFTITKLRWLRDNEPDNAARVAAVALPHDWLTWRLRGYGPAGESALGPVLDELVTDRSDASGTGYWSPETGDYDRDLLVAALGHDAQLPRVLGPDEWVTDAAGRRVGPGAGDNAGAALGVGAVPGDAIVSIGTSGTVFAVSAQRTIDATGTVAGFADASGNFLPIVVTLNAARVLDAIARLLGVDHAELSALALAAQPGAGGLRLIPYFEGERTPNLPDATASLEGMTLASTTRENLARAAVEGMLSGLGAGLDALRGLGVPLERVLLIGGAAQSEAVRRVAPQVFGLPVEVPEPGEYVALGAARQAARILD
- a CDS encoding DUF1266 domain-containing protein, with amino-acid sequence MSAPVSVLQNHPGEVEFPVRTRWRYVRLMERRRRADPRQMRRRALPVTAIAVPFGIVAVVASVGSWAGGSPTSLFVMFFLGLMVGLLVASTALSFFDASAPLRAQRRYVGLAARTPLTERQQQILALDAASDFAIRGWNSSLAFTPTFAELPQQVRAKHQDGQRGAPWFALPLPPIAQLRASLDEQYKIVSGSDAELLVADTLSQGLLSSRFAEIANSDDAERMMSRVASLTGLPVFDVYDLARGSDEQPPRLLLAADIERAIGGVRYAYVADYLDAADAWRLLEQLAAKAFAVYRSPDEYWREVVIATAFRSDSLEAVQRQRAAIAELGSSAWPAASVTWPAA
- a CDS encoding glutaminase — protein: MDAVAELLDAARRELGEVPREALGVWRSRRILGIPAAPRIVPAGSAWHLGVLLLTDDAVLATGEVVRAREEVRRGFAAESQRERAAIAAAAFRGGFAEGQSVHVGWETIDPDAVDAASSPLRLGADGPLVRWSAAGGFMPLGTYLAERVALARTPPAGA
- a CDS encoding GTP pyrophosphokinase codes for the protein MKVPLEQQQIMMSPAQLREVRDELQRFLLEYRFGMQEIETKISILRDEFLHMHEYNPIEHVTSRLKSPDSLVDKVTRKGIPSDFASIREHITDIAGVRVTCSFTTDAYRLFDLLTQQDDISVRTVKDYIATPKENGYKSLHAIVEVPVFLSTGPVRVPVEVQFRTIAMDFWASLEHKIYYKYDRQVPMGLTESLREAAETAAALDERMERLHREVHGEQGRASSASNVIRV
- the xylA gene encoding xylose isomerase — its product is MPAPTPADKFSFGLWTIGYNGTDPFGGPTRPALDVVHAVEKLAELGAYGLTFHDDDLFAFGSTEAERQKQIDRLKGALADTGLIIPMVTTNLFSAPVFKDGGFTANDRDVRRYALRKVFRQLDLGAELGAKTFVMWGGREGAEYDSAKDIRAALERYREAVNLLGDYVTDKGYDIKFAIEPKPNEPRGDILLPTLGHAIAFIDSLERPELVGLNPEVGHEQMAGLNFAAGIAQALFHGKLFHIDLNGQRGIKYDQDLVFGHGDLHNAFALVDLLENGGPGGVPAYDGPRHFDYKPSRTEDEKGVWESAAANMRTYLLLKERAAAFRADPEVQEALAAAKVPELSVPTLGEGETYEQFLADRSAYEDFDTDAYMGGKGGGFVRLQQLATEHLLGARG
- a CDS encoding NAD(P)H-dependent oxidoreductase → MTAHPDGTSLTASLAARLADALAPEEVEVIDLDAEGFDPRFRAEDRAAYRGESEPPADVRSYQRRLDQADQLILVFPVYWWSMPALMKGWIDRVFIKGWAFDIDPDGGTRRRLGDLTVHLLLVAGDAAGTYDRHGYEHAILTQIVHGVIDYCGARRGGVVFLHESEQEEESVRRAAAADAVERSVAAIRRARAADAER